One segment of Triticum aestivum cultivar Chinese Spring chromosome 2A, IWGSC CS RefSeq v2.1, whole genome shotgun sequence DNA contains the following:
- the LOC123185736 gene encoding large ribosomal RNA subunit accumulation protein YCED homolog 2, chloroplastic encodes MAIACKCSPAVRLLPNPITAQLPGGRSHGRCRCRSLAVHAQLPTEDEYPAESPKRVQVTQSLRRSRRRGPGARQSLISVGTSRGGGDEWSSDFELTLRQLRLDDLIEDGQGDADVLVHLLVQQHTQFGMSIKGRVVTSLTKICDSCSAPYCTKIDEQFDITVLSSSRKDQSGLPEIGDSDPSVIYVKPGTEIDIDSSIQETIRLTASAKSSCSEACEKSPVVWKRAGNQKKRYSQTWSKLLDLKRSLDKAPS; translated from the exons ATGGCGATAGCCTGCAAGTGCAGCCCCGCGGTGAGGCTGCTGCCGAACCCGATCACGGCACAGCTCCCGGGCGGCAGGAGCCACGGAAGATGCAGATGCAGAAGCCTTGCCGTTCACGCGCAGCTCCCGACCGAGGATGAGTACCCCGCTGAGTCACCGAAAAGGGTCCAGGTTACACAG AGCCTCAGGAGGAGCCGCCGGAGGGGACCCGGCGCGCGGCAGAGCCTGATCTCCGTCGGGACGTCGCGCGGCGGAGGGGATGAGTGGAGCAGCGACTTCGAGCTGACGCTCCGGCAGCTGAGGCTGGACGACCTGATCGAGGACGGGCAGGGCGACGCCGACGTCCTGGTGCACCTTCTGGTCCAGCAG CACACCCAGTTCGGAATGTCGATCAAAGGGCGAGTGGTCACATCGCTCACCAAAATATGCGATTCCTGCTCCGCCCCATACTGCACAAAG ATTGATGAGCAATTCGACATCACGGTGCTGTCTTCCTCCAGGAAGGATCAGAGCGGGTTGCCTGAAATCGGAGACAGCGATCCGTCA GTCATCTACGTGAAGCCAGGAACAGAAATTGATATCGACTCGTCAATCCAGGAGACAATACGACTAACAGCGTCAGCCAAG AGTTCATGTTCGGAGGCGTGTGAGAAGTCTCCTGTCGTGTGGAAAC GTGCTGGT